A single Lolium perenne isolate Kyuss_39 chromosome 6, Kyuss_2.0, whole genome shotgun sequence DNA region contains:
- the LOC127308507 gene encoding uncharacterized protein — translation MATRRGARTPETGSRWEDKRLAAERLRRTSEAEAGKPRSGSRVWGGSQSHLKVGGGGAEPSHLGTLEPPNRPSTARATWRASNGSDPGAPAEPGLTAPWAGPILNWAVEAATLPWADPAGPTVPSTPASKGGANPSGGGVPPASGRPTADGSSRTCSPTRIRPDPEPSRPTSERPLPTGAKPGSGGKWDGDESGGGSAGEMLLSLEEPLTSTSGGPSTRSGQNLPRFDGARGSGRASTSSGSQLSPSESSWAEPSASATAAARWEKRFPLLPGETQGGGRRGGGRRSGRTSSQSPPESPESQRAVRHIFLSFRNRSTDCRTMAWSFPRSSCYLLLINEILYLTFQIQGVSRPNAQICGQFC, via the coding sequence ATGGCCACGAGGAGAGGAGCACGAACTCCGGAGACGGGGTCGAGGTGGGAGGACAAACGCTTGGCGGCGGAGAGGTTGCGGCGGACGTCAGAGGCGGAGGCAGGAAAGCCGAGAAGTGGATCTAGGGTTTGGGGAGGGAGCCAGAGCCACTTAAAAGTGGGCGGCGGAGGGGCAGAACCGTCCCACCTGGGAACCCTAGAGCCACCCAACCGTCCATCCACCGCGAGGGCGACGTGGCGTGCATCCAACGGGTCCGATCCAGGGGCACCCGCGGAACCTGGGCTGACCGCaccttgggccggcccaatcctcAACTGGGCCGTCGAGGCCGCAACCCTCCCGTGGGCCGACCCAGCGGGCCCAACAGTCCCCAGCACCCCAGCATCCAAGGGAGGagcaaaccctagcggcggcggcgtccctcCCGCCTCCGGCCGCCCTACGGCCGACGGCAGCTCCAGAACATGCTCACCGACGCGGATCAGACCAGATCCAGAGCCCTCCCGACCAACCTCGGAGAGGCCCCTCCCCACGGGCGCCAAACCAGGCAGCGGAGGGAAGTGGGACGGCGACGAGAGTGGCGGGGGCAGCGCCGGCGAGATGCTCCTCTCCCTCGAGGAGCCACTgacgagcaccagcggcggaccATCCACCCGCTCAGGCCAGAACCTCCCCAGATTCGACGGAGCTAGGGGCAGCGGTCGCGCCTCCACGTCTTCCGGCTCGCAGCTCTCCCCATCTGAGAGCTCCTGGGCCGAGCCCTCGgcctcggcgacggcggcggccagGTGGGAGAAGCGATTCCCCTTGCTCCCCGGCGAAACGcagggcggcgggcggcgcggcggcgggcggcgttcCGGGAGGACGAGCTCCCAGTCGCCCCCCGAGTCGCCCGAGTCGCAGCGCGCTGTTAGACACATCTTTCTTTCTTTTCGAAATCGATCTACCGACTGCAGAACAATGGCGTGGAGTTTCCCTCGGTCATCGTGCTATCTGCTACTAATTAATGAGATTCTTTATTTGACATTCCAAATCCAGGGTGTGTCACGGCCAAATGCACAGATCTGTGGGCAGTTTTGCTGA